A section of the Bacillus sp. SM2101 genome encodes:
- a CDS encoding IS3 family transposase: protein IKQYMIYYNKYRYQWNLKKMTPVQYRDHLLNVA from the coding sequence AAATTAAGCAATATATGATTTATTACAATAAATACAGATATCAATGGAATTTAAAGAAGATGACCCCTGTTCAATACAGAGATCACCTTCTTAATGTAGCCTAG